The genomic segment ATAATTTTGCCGTTTGAAAATAGCTGTTGGtgataattagcgacggtttttgaaaaaccgtcgcacatagcgacgggtgttaaaaaaccgtcgcaaatagcgaccttttttttaaaaaaaacagacGCTTTTCACTTTGCGACGGTttacgaaaaaccgtcgcaaagttGCGATAGTttacgaaaaaccgtcgcaaatttcgaaataacgCCGTTCATTCTGATGAATTTCTTGGCTGCCATGTCAGCCAAGATTATTAATTCTTGCGCCCACATTGGTGGGCGAAAATTAATGGGTGTTATTAACACCCATTAACCAACCACTGTGGGTGTCCTTAGTCTTGTTCAGCTTTCATCCTATTAATTTTTCAGTTAAATATTATTCCAGATAATTTaccaatatatatacatacagaAAAATAAAGTGTGGAATATttgataaaatataaaaaattaaataatatatatttgtagTGATAAAAAATAATCAGTAACAAACTATAACATGGAAAAGTTGCCCTTCATGGCGGATCCGACGACCTCAATGCGAGCCTTGAAGATCAGACATAAGGGCAGTGGTTCGAAAAAATAATCTATTAACATATCTAAGAGTCTTTGTCTATACGTTTTTGCTATTTTTTCTCTAAAAATATTTACTCAAATATTggaactttaattttttttttaaaatacgataACGTTGGTTGCAATAATTGCTTTTATTTGATAGATTAATCGAACTATGATGTTCATGTTACTGTGCGATTGAAAAGATTAAAGTTTCACCATTAACATCagttataatttttgataaagtGACAAGCGCTcagtcctacaattggtatcagattcaaggtcacgggttcgattctcgTTGATTGCAAGAAGTGTAattattaagatgaaaattatTGAAgtgaaatattatatttaattaatagatCAATCGAAACGAAATATTTGAATTGatgtatgatttaaaaaaattataattgtatcatcattaattataatttttttataaaaagatGATTGAATCATcgtaaatataacataaaataacTTCCAAGAAACTTTCAACTTCAATTATTATTTCTATCTAATCTTCATTGGTTATTTTCCATGAAAAAAAGTTGGttgttaattaaaataaaaattcccCTACAAGCAAATAGCATCTCAAGAAAGTAATATGCTTTCATTCGAAATGTCGCTGCCGTGCatccattttcttttttttatcctCAGCGAAACGCCCTCGAAGTTTCCTtcatttatatttaataaaatgtcttatttcttaattaattcaaaGAGAGCAGCCCGCTACCCTGTTCGCACCCACAGCCCTTCGCCAGAGCTCCTCCCACTCATAATCTGACAAGTGTAAAGTTGATGGCTTGGCGTCAGATTTGCAACGTGGGGTTTTATGATTGGTTTCGATCCGTGGGACATGTCTACACGAAGGAAAAGGTTCTTACTGGGGAAAAGGAAGTAATGACTATGGCCACTCCCTAAATAATTGGAAAACCAATTTTACCCTCactttattttcaaaagttgatttttataatattatatatattctttatattttgttaatgaaataattattattttagatTTTGGTTATATTTTTACGATCAGTTATAGCTTATTTCATTGACGAAAAATAAACACTTAATATATttgcatatacatacatttacATAAATAGGGCAACCTCAATTATTTAATCTATTTATATTATTACAAtgtgagaaaaaaaaatagatgaaATTAGTTTTTGAAAATTCTGTAATTTGACGTATGTTGTAATATTGGGGGAGTGGTGATAGCACTAATTTGTAAGTTGATCAACTCGCTTGATGGGTTGTACTTTGTCGTTAATAAATGGTACATATCCCAGCGGCATCATGATTCCTTCCCCATTAACAAAGGAAGGAAACCCTCTCCGTCTGGAGGTACGAAGAGAAAGCGATTTGAAACCCTCACACGCTTCATCTCTGTTAAAGTTCTAAGCCAGAATTTTATTTGAGAGTTGGTAAGGGGGTGACATAGGGTAAATTTTCCACTTTcgtttatattttttatgtaatGTTGTGGATTTGGTGGATCGGTCGGTTTTGAGTTTTTACTATATGGGTAGATGTTGTGTTAATGCATTTTGACGGCTGTAATCATGGttgtttgaatttttattttaatttttggcTTCGCTCTTTTTACAggattgattaattattttgtgGCATTCGGGTGGTTGTGTGGTTCGACTATTTTTTCATTTGGTGGATTGATTCCTGATTCGTTGATGGGAAAAGGAGGGCAGAATTTTGGTAGAAGTGAGAGTTTGGATGAGAAGAGAGAGCCGAAAGGGGAATACTATCCAGCTTGGGTCAAAGATGTGAGCGAGTGTCAAGCGAAGTATCAAGTAAACAAGGAGTATGGGTTGTCTGCTGATGATGTTAGAAAAAGGAGGCAGATCCATGGGTTCAATGAGCTGGAGAAACACGAGGGGCCTTCGATTCTAAGGTTGATTCTGGATCAGTTTAATGATACGTTAGTGAGGATTTTACTTGTGGCAGCGGTAGTCTCCTTTGTGTTGGCGTGGTATGATGGGGATGAAGGTGGTGAGATGGAGATCACGGCTTTCGTGGAGCCATTGGTTATCTTCTTGATATTGATTGTGAATGCGATAGTTGGAGTTTGGCAGGAGAACAATGCGGAGAAAGCTTTGGAAGCATTGAAGGAAATCCAGTCAGAACATGCCAGTGTTATTCGAGAGGGTAGAAAAATTTCCCATTTGCCAGCGAAAGAGCTTGTTCCAGGAGATATTGTTGAGTTGAGAGTTGGAGATAAGATTCCGGCAGATATGAGGGTTTTAAGTTTGATTAGCTCAACTCTCCGAGTTGAACAAGGGTCGTTAACTGGAGAAAGCGAGGCAGTGAATAAAACTACCAAGGCTGTTGCGGAGGATGTCGATATTCAGGGTAAGAAGTGTATGGTGTTTGCTGGAACGACTGTGGTGAATGGGaattgtgtttgcttggtgacTCAGATTGGGATGAGTACAGAGATTGGAAAGGTGCACTCACAGATTCACGAGGCATCCCAAAGTGAGGATGATACGCCTTTGAAGAAGAAGTTGAATGAGTTTGGAGAGGTTTTAACTGCTATAATTGGCGTGGTTTGTGCTTTGGTATGGTTGATTAACGTAAAATACTTCCTTTCATGGGATTTTGTTGACGGTTGGCCCAGAAATTTCAAGTTCTCATTTGAGAAGTGCACTTACTACTTTGAGATTGCTGTGGCACTGGCGGTTGCTGCTATTCCAGAAGGTTTACCCGCTgttattacaacttgcttggCCCTTGGGACGCGCAAGATGGCTGCTAAAAATGCTCTCGTTCGCAAGTTGCCGAGTGTTGAAACCCTTGGCTGCACCACTGTTATTTGCTCTGATAAAACTGGCACTTTGACCACTAATCAGATGGCAGTGGCAAAACTTGTTGCTATGGGTTCTGAGGCGAATAAGGTTCGATCATTTGACGTACAAGGAACTACTTATAACCCTTTTGATGGTAAAATCCAGAACTGGACAGAGGGTCAATTAGATCCAAACCTCATGATGATTGCTAGGATTGCTTCTATTTGTAATGATGCGAATGTCGAAAAATCTGGGCACGACAAATCTGAGCATTGTGTCGCCAATGGAATGCCAACTGAAGCAGCACTTAAGGTATTGGTTGTTGTAACCATTAAGTAACAAACAGTATGAGTAAACTACATTGTACTGAATTCCGAAGAGGtgtttttatcaaaattttatattgtTATTTGTTGCTCTTACTATCAACCTTGTGCCTGGCTAAATTAGGCCGAGTTTCTGATTTCTGGAAGTTGTGATTCCTGTAAACGAGCAATCAGTTCTTTTTCTGTCATGTCCCATTTATTTACAAATATTTATTGGCTGTGAATAATTAGCACAGTTTTTGAGTTCAAATTTTACATTCTTTTTGTTACCGCTTAAGCTTTGGCTTGCTGAATATTTCATAAAGGATAAGCGTCTGATATTTTTCAGGTTCTGGTGGAGAAAATGGGCTTTCCACGTGAGTTAGGTTCTAGTACCTCTTCAGAGTATGATGGTATTTTAAGTAAGTTATTCTTATGCCttgcaaaattattttgaacCAATTAATTTATACTGATGAAGTTTCAACTGGGTCTTCTAAGGGTGCTCCTACAAATGGAATAAAATTGAACAGCGGATTGCCACCCTTGAGTTTGATCGTGATAGAAAATCCATGGGGGTCATTGTAAGTTCCAACTCAGGGAAAAAACTGCTACTTGTAAAGGTACATCTCTTATCTCCAGTTATGCTTGTATAATTCGAGTCTACTTTGCTGGTACAAATTCCAATGAGGATAACTAGGACGTTTCTGTTCACTTATTACTTGTGATGTGACTTTTTTTGTGATCCTTAATTAGCATTCTTCCCTGAATTGGAGAAGATATCggatctttcttctttacgtcAGTCAATTTCATTATTTAGGTGAATTGTTCTCTGTAACAAAATTTCATTGAAGAATATGCAACCAAACTGACATCAAAATATTCTTGGGTGTGAAGTTAGCATTTCTTTGTGTTTCAATTCTCTTTCATGTTTTTGCTTCATAAATGTTTGACAATTTAGGGAGCAAGCTGTGTGTTGCTTTGATTTTCAATTATCTTTGATGTTTGTTTCATGTCATATATGTTTGTTGAGTttgggaatttttt from the Primulina tabacum isolate GXHZ01 chromosome 8, ASM2559414v2, whole genome shotgun sequence genome contains:
- the LOC142553475 gene encoding calcium-transporting ATPase 4, endoplasmic reticulum-type-like gives rise to the protein MGKGGQNFGRSESLDEKREPKGEYYPAWVKDVSECQAKYQVNKEYGLSADDVRKRRQIHGFNELEKHEGPSILRLILDQFNDTLVRILLVAAVVSFVLAWYDGDEGGEMEITAFVEPLVIFLILIVNAIVGVWQENNAEKALEALKEIQSEHASVIREGRKISHLPAKELVPGDIVELRVGDKIPADMRVLSLISSTLRVEQGSLTGESEAVNKTTKAVAEDVDIQGKKCMVFAGTTVVNGNCVCLVTQIGMSTEIGKVHSQIHEASQSEDDTPLKKKLNEFGEVLTAIIGVVCALVWLINVKYFLSWDFVDGWPRNFKFSFEKCTYYFEIAVALAVAAIPEGLPAVITTCLALGTRKMAAKNALVRKLPSVETLGCTTVICSDKTGTLTTNQMAVAKLVAMGSEANKVRSFDVQGTTYNPFDGKIQNWTEGQLDPNLMMIARIASICNDANVEKSGHDKSEHCVANGMPTEAALKVLVEKMGFPRELGSSTSSEYDGILRCSYKWNKIEQRIATLEFDRDRKSMGVIVSSNSGKKLLLVKGAVENLLERSSYVQLLDGSIVELNRSSRENILKSLNEMSTRALRVLGFAYTDNLPEFTTYNGNEDHPAHELLTNPANYSSIESKLIFVGLVGLRDPPRKEVPQAIEDCRTAGIRVMVITGDNKDTAEAICREIGVFGCDETISSRSLTGKEFMELSGLDKERHLAQSGGLLFSRAEPRHKQEIVRLLKESGEVVAMTGDGVNDAPALKLADIGIAMGISGTEVAKEASDMVLSDDNFSTIVAAVGEGRSIYNNMKAFIRYMISSNIGEVASIFLTAALGIPEGLIPVQLLWVNLVTDGPPATALGFNPPDKDIMKKPPRRSDDSLISPWILFRYLVIGSYVGLATVGIFIIWYTHSSFLGINLVGDGHSLVTYSQLANWGQCHTWQNFSVSPFTAGTLEFKFDDPCDYFHEGKVKAMTLSLSVLVAIEMFNSLNALSEDGSLVSMPPWVNPWLLLAMSVSFGLHFLILYVPFLARIFGIVPLSLNEWLLVLAVALPVILIDEILKFVGRCTSGIRTSNARRSSKQKAE